A genomic segment from Paramixta manurensis encodes:
- a CDS encoding helix-turn-helix domain-containing protein yields the protein MGRTLEQLLADEKPEIVAEARAMATDILLNIHLAELREKVQKTQVEMAQALGIRQPTVAGMEKPGRDLKLSTLKRYVEAAGGTLRLDIELPDGSHYGFAL from the coding sequence ATGGGTAGAACGTTGGAACAGCTCCTTGCGGATGAAAAACCGGAAATCGTAGCTGAAGCCCGGGCGATGGCTACGGACATCCTGCTCAACATTCATCTTGCCGAGCTACGTGAGAAAGTGCAAAAAACGCAGGTCGAAATGGCGCAGGCGCTGGGCATCAGGCAACCCACCGTCGCAGGGATGGAAAAACCGGGCCGCGACCTGAAGCTTTCCACGCTTAAACGTTACGTTGAGGCGGCTGGCGGCACACTTCGCCTTGATATTGAACTGCCTGATGGTTCTCACTACGGATTTGCACTGTAA
- a CDS encoding LysR family transcriptional regulator — MTLTQLQAFTLAARTRSFSAAAGEMGISQPGVSELIARLESELNTKLFNRAKRNLVITAAGELLLPFAEQSLASVQQGTLAVKSMMSLGGGIASFGVLRNADFYLGTNLARNFHRLYPNVQIRLTGLNSAETAFDVASGHLEAGLVTLPVNDEGLDVVPLARDEVLYVTADKKRASNKPTIHDLLKAPLVLYDVHYAETDPARRQLNERTRLAGIRLNPIIEVEYLNSALALVQEGIGDTIVCNAATAYEGWDKKLYTVPFAEPLYDTLALIKRKGQLLSPATRELARLAHESLIRYQQSEKGTTEILATAAQTASFFF; from the coding sequence ATGACACTGACGCAATTGCAGGCATTTACGCTGGCGGCCAGAACCCGCTCATTCAGCGCTGCGGCTGGGGAAATGGGGATCAGCCAGCCGGGCGTTTCTGAGCTGATTGCCCGCCTGGAGTCGGAACTGAATACGAAACTTTTTAACCGCGCGAAACGTAATCTTGTGATCACCGCCGCAGGAGAATTGCTGTTACCTTTTGCCGAACAGTCACTGGCTTCCGTTCAGCAGGGTACCCTGGCGGTAAAATCGATGATGTCGTTAGGCGGTGGTATTGCATCATTTGGTGTATTGAGAAATGCGGATTTTTACTTAGGAACCAACCTCGCCCGAAATTTTCATCGGCTTTATCCTAATGTGCAGATACGTCTTACCGGATTGAACAGTGCGGAAACCGCTTTTGATGTTGCATCCGGTCACCTGGAAGCAGGCTTAGTGACGTTACCGGTTAATGATGAAGGGCTGGATGTTGTACCGCTTGCCAGAGATGAGGTGTTATATGTGACGGCAGATAAAAAGCGGGCCAGTAATAAACCGACTATCCATGATTTACTGAAAGCCCCTCTGGTTCTCTATGATGTGCATTACGCCGAAACCGATCCTGCCCGACGCCAACTCAATGAAAGAACCCGCTTGGCGGGTATCAGACTGAATCCAATTATTGAGGTCGAATACCTTAATTCCGCGTTGGCGCTGGTGCAGGAGGGAATAGGGGACACCATCGTCTGCAATGCGGCAACCGCTTATGAAGGATGGGATAAAAAATTATATACGGTTCCCTTCGCAGAACCCCTGTATGACACGCTGGCGCTGATCAAGAGAAAAGGCCAGCTTCTTTCTCCTGCCACTCGGGAATTAGCCAGACTCGCCCATGAATCATTAATCCGCTATCAGCAATCGGAAAAAGGAACCACAGAGATATTAGCCACGGCAGCACAGACGGCATCCTTTTTTTTCTGA
- a CDS encoding epoxyqueuosine reductase QueH yields MSQTSRPLLTLPNGADKLLLHSCCAPCSGEVMEAIQASGIEYTIFFYNPNIHPQKEYLLRKEENIRFAEKHGVPFVDADYDTDNWFERAKGMEWEPERGVRCTMCFDMRFERTALYAHEHGFPVISSSLGISRWKNMQQINDCGHRAAAPYSGIEYWDYNWRKQGGSARMIEISKRERFYQQEYCGCVYSLRDTNLHRKSQGRNLIKLGVLYYGDEDLGSPAE; encoded by the coding sequence ATGAGCCAAACATCGCGTCCCTTATTAACGCTACCCAATGGGGCAGATAAATTGCTGCTGCATTCATGCTGTGCGCCCTGCTCTGGTGAAGTCATGGAAGCGATTCAGGCTTCAGGCATCGAATACACTATTTTTTTCTACAACCCGAATATTCACCCGCAAAAAGAGTACTTATTGCGTAAAGAGGAGAATATTCGTTTTGCGGAAAAACATGGCGTGCCTTTTGTTGACGCCGATTATGATACCGACAACTGGTTTGAGCGCGCCAAAGGGATGGAGTGGGAGCCGGAGCGTGGCGTCCGCTGCACCATGTGCTTTGATATGCGTTTTGAACGCACCGCACTGTATGCACATGAGCATGGCTTTCCGGTTATCTCCAGTTCGCTGGGTATTTCTCGTTGGAAAAATATGCAGCAAATTAACGATTGTGGTCACCGGGCCGCAGCGCCCTATTCCGGCATTGAATACTGGGATTATAACTGGCGTAAACAAGGCGGTTCGGCACGCATGATTGAGATCAGTAAACGGGAGCGGTTTTATCAGCAAGAGTATTGCGGCTGCGTTTATTCGTTGCGCGACACTAATCTACATCGGAAATCACAAGGGCGTAATTTAATTAAGCTCGGCGTGTTGTATTACGGTGATGAGGATTTGGGTTCGCCAGCGGAATAA
- a CDS encoding phosphohydrolase, producing the protein MLLTAWQSRFEHWLTENWSQDDKAHDIAHLHRVWLTAQRIMQGTEANPLVVLAACYFHDVVNLPKNHPERHLASSQAAIETRRILQTTFPDFPAELTAAVMHAVQAHSFSAGITPETLEAKIVQDADRLESLGAIGLARVFYTSGALQRPLFDSNDPLGKARELDDTKWTLDHFQKKLFTLPGTMQTEEGKRLARHNVDFLVTFMAKLCAELQGDLEGIDSSVLRDYSPWPEKY; encoded by the coding sequence ATGTTGTTGACCGCTTGGCAGTCCCGGTTTGAACATTGGCTTACTGAAAACTGGTCGCAGGACGATAAAGCACACGACATCGCGCATCTACATCGCGTTTGGTTAACCGCCCAGCGCATTATGCAGGGGACAGAGGCTAACCCGCTGGTAGTACTGGCCGCTTGTTATTTCCATGATGTGGTCAACCTGCCGAAAAACCATCCAGAGCGGCATCTCGCTTCCAGCCAGGCGGCGATTGAAACGCGCCGTATTCTGCAAACTACGTTTCCTGATTTTCCGGCGGAGTTAACTGCCGCAGTGATGCACGCGGTGCAGGCCCATAGTTTCAGCGCCGGTATTACGCCGGAAACGCTGGAGGCGAAGATTGTTCAGGATGCCGACCGGCTGGAGTCACTCGGTGCGATTGGATTGGCGCGCGTGTTTTATACATCAGGCGCGTTGCAAAGACCGCTATTCGACAGTAATGATCCGTTAGGAAAAGCGCGTGAGTTGGATGATACAAAGTGGACGTTGGATCACTTCCAAAAGAAACTGTTTACTCTACCAGGCACCATGCAAACCGAAGAGGGAAAACGGTTAGCGCGGCACAATGTTGATTTCCTGGTCACGTTTATGGCGAAACTGTGTGCCGAGCTACAAGGCGATCTGGAAGGGATAGATAGTTCAGTACTGCGGGATTACAGCCCATGGCCGGAGAAATATTAA
- a CDS encoding sulfite exporter TauE/SafE family protein yields MIALLLLFFLAFGAGVLSGVVGTGSSLIMLPVLVTLYGPRIAVPVMAIASLFGNIGRVIAWWHEICWRPVFAYSLAGVPAAVLGAHTLLTISPAIVDVFLAAFFLAMIPLRRLIRRSNLHLNIWHMGFAGAIVGFLTGFVLSTGPLSVPVFTGYGMSGGAFLGSEAASAILLYAGKLGTFGISGVLTPSVITRGLAIGIALFAGSMIAKRLVQRLQMHTFELLIDAVLVAGAAGMLLALK; encoded by the coding sequence ATGATCGCGCTATTACTTCTCTTCTTCCTCGCCTTCGGTGCCGGCGTGCTCAGCGGCGTTGTCGGCACTGGTTCGTCGCTAATCATGCTGCCTGTCCTCGTCACTCTGTACGGGCCACGGATCGCGGTACCTGTTATGGCAATTGCGTCCCTGTTCGGCAACATCGGACGGGTGATTGCCTGGTGGCACGAGATCTGTTGGCGGCCAGTGTTTGCCTACTCGTTGGCGGGAGTCCCTGCGGCTGTGCTCGGGGCGCACACGCTGCTGACGATCTCTCCTGCCATTGTGGATGTGTTCCTGGCAGCTTTCTTCCTTGCGATGATCCCGCTGCGCCGTCTCATCAGACGATCGAATCTCCACCTGAACATCTGGCACATGGGATTTGCTGGAGCCATTGTCGGGTTCCTGACCGGATTCGTCCTATCCACCGGGCCGCTCAGCGTGCCGGTATTCACTGGGTACGGAATGAGTGGCGGTGCATTTCTCGGATCGGAGGCGGCAAGCGCTATCCTGCTCTATGCAGGCAAGCTCGGTACTTTCGGTATATCGGGCGTACTTACGCCGTCCGTCATCACACGTGGACTTGCCATCGGCATCGCATTGTTCGCAGGTTCGATGATTGCGAAACGTCTCGTCCAGCGGCTCCAGATGCACACGTTCGAGCTTCTCATTGATGCTGTTCTTGTCGCTGGGGCAGCAGGAATGCTCCTCGCGCTTAAATAA
- a CDS encoding DMT family transporter, whose protein sequence is MQFSTVAMILTAAVAHAVWNIASKYKREDTLVFVWAYSCASALLWVPFSLILIVEGQQELDWRLAVGAVISSALHITYSLILQAGYERAELGVVYPIARGSGPVLTMLFATLLMGERLSQSALLGALIVIAGIFVVTGNPFRSGSRPLQGMLWGAATGTAIAGYTLWDGYSVISLHLDPVSYYASTLLLQSLILTPGAMRRRYRIPTAVRVDIVPILIIAVCSPLAYILVLTAMQSMPLALVAPLRESSIIIGSLLSYWLFRENHLARRIAGAVVVLAGIAVISL, encoded by the coding sequence ATGCAGTTCAGCACGGTTGCGATGATTCTTACTGCTGCAGTAGCTCATGCAGTATGGAATATAGCCTCAAAATACAAGAGGGAAGACACACTTGTATTCGTCTGGGCGTACAGCTGTGCCTCAGCATTGCTGTGGGTCCCGTTCAGCCTCATTCTGATAGTTGAGGGACAACAGGAGCTCGACTGGCGACTCGCAGTCGGCGCAGTTATCTCGTCTGCACTTCATATCACTTATTCTCTAATCTTGCAGGCTGGCTACGAGCGCGCCGAACTGGGTGTTGTTTATCCGATTGCCCGGGGAAGTGGACCGGTTCTGACGATGCTGTTTGCAACCCTTCTCATGGGGGAACGGCTTTCACAAAGCGCTTTACTCGGCGCGCTTATCGTTATCGCTGGTATTTTCGTTGTCACCGGCAATCCGTTCAGGAGCGGAAGCCGACCACTACAGGGGATGCTTTGGGGGGCAGCGACAGGGACCGCCATCGCTGGTTATACCCTCTGGGACGGTTATTCGGTCATCTCTCTGCATTTGGATCCAGTGAGCTACTACGCCAGCACACTCCTGCTTCAGAGTCTGATTCTGACCCCTGGTGCGATGCGACGACGGTATAGAATTCCAACTGCTGTACGCGTGGATATCGTTCCAATCCTTATCATCGCTGTATGTTCTCCACTTGCCTACATCCTTGTACTGACAGCCATGCAGAGCATGCCCTTAGCACTCGTCGCTCCTCTCAGGGAATCTTCCATCATTATCGGCTCTCTTCTCTCGTACTGGCTGTTTCGTGAAAATCATCTGGCACGCCGCATTGCCGGTGCAGTAGTGGTGCTTGCCGGAATCGCAGTGATTAGCCTTTGA
- a CDS encoding MFS transporter, translating to MNISTQAVTRQITATSGDKRVLMAGAIGQFIEFYDFAIYGFSVVIIAKLFFPQTDPVAGILAAFAVYGLAFIARPLGGIFFGVLGDKVGRRKVLSVTLLGIGGATAIIGLLPSYGKIGLWAPAALLICRLIQGFSAGGEAIGAPSFVLEHAPANKRGLWIGITIAMSALPSIFAGVLILGIASVIPAESYNSWGWRIPFLIAAPLSVIGLYIRNRTEESEAFKQVIASKKNAPTSTLLGKVSHNKIKMLQVFLIVSLNALTFYFMVGYFVTYLQTVVKLSQTQALFSNAVALLVFSILLPCGGFLSDKIGRKPMMITGSLLIVLLSFPAFWLLTSQTLLGAMAAQVLLAILLSIFGGGSYTFFVELFPTHSRFTGAAISYNLSYTIFGGAAPFVATWLIKLTNLPIAPAFCLGGVAFIVFLTALWVPETFRHDLNRN from the coding sequence ATGAATATCAGCACGCAAGCAGTAACCCGCCAGATAACTGCGACATCAGGGGATAAACGGGTATTAATGGCCGGTGCTATTGGCCAATTTATTGAGTTTTATGATTTTGCAATATATGGCTTCTCGGTGGTGATAATCGCTAAACTTTTTTTCCCGCAAACCGATCCGGTTGCCGGCATACTCGCTGCGTTTGCCGTGTATGGTCTGGCGTTCATTGCCAGACCATTGGGCGGCATTTTTTTTGGTGTATTAGGCGATAAAGTAGGAAGGCGCAAAGTTCTCTCGGTAACACTGCTGGGGATTGGCGGCGCGACAGCAATTATTGGATTATTGCCTTCTTATGGAAAAATAGGGCTATGGGCGCCTGCCGCTTTACTTATTTGTCGATTGATTCAAGGTTTTTCAGCGGGCGGCGAAGCTATTGGCGCACCTTCCTTTGTACTGGAACATGCGCCCGCCAATAAACGGGGATTATGGATAGGGATTACCATTGCCATGTCGGCACTGCCTTCAATTTTCGCCGGAGTGTTGATTCTCGGCATTGCGAGTGTGATACCAGCTGAGTCCTACAATAGTTGGGGCTGGCGAATTCCTTTTCTTATTGCTGCGCCTCTCTCAGTGATTGGATTATATATAAGAAACAGAACCGAAGAGAGCGAGGCGTTTAAACAGGTTATCGCCAGTAAAAAAAATGCGCCCACCTCCACGCTGTTAGGAAAAGTAAGTCATAACAAAATAAAAATGCTACAGGTTTTCCTAATCGTTTCCCTGAATGCCCTGACCTTTTATTTCATGGTGGGTTATTTCGTTACTTATTTACAGACCGTAGTTAAGCTCAGTCAAACCCAGGCGTTATTTTCAAATGCCGTCGCTTTGCTGGTGTTCTCCATCTTGCTACCGTGTGGCGGTTTTCTCTCTGACAAAATTGGCCGCAAACCGATGATGATTACCGGCTCATTATTGATTGTATTACTGAGTTTTCCGGCCTTCTGGCTTTTGACCAGTCAGACGTTATTAGGCGCAATGGCGGCGCAAGTTTTGCTGGCAATATTACTCTCGATATTTGGCGGCGGTAGCTACACATTCTTCGTCGAATTGTTCCCAACCCATTCCCGCTTCACCGGCGCGGCGATCAGCTATAACCTTTCCTACACTATTTTTGGCGGCGCGGCGCCGTTTGTCGCGACCTGGCTCATCAAGTTAACTAACCTCCCGATAGCACCTGCATTTTGTCTGGGAGGCGTGGCGTTTATTGTCTTTTTAACCGCGCTATGGGTTCCTGAAACTTTCCGCCATGATTTAAACAGAAATTAA
- the mtfA gene encoding DgsA anti-repressor MtfA, whose translation MIKWPWKGHAAEPSSPLPWRQALSVPIFSGLSESDERSLVRLAEKFLRQKRVVPLHGFELDELRGTRLALLFCLPILKLGLEWLDGFHEVMIYPAPFVVDDEWQDDFGLVHSERMVQSGQSWQQGPIVLNWLDIQDSFDLSGFNLIVHEVAHKLDARGSGHTNGIPAIPLRDVASWEHDLHAAMENIQEEIDLVGENAATIDAYAATDPAECFAVLSEYFFSAPELLTERFPALYHRLVQFYGQDTFQRLMREGKKPENGESVH comes from the coding sequence ATGATCAAATGGCCGTGGAAAGGACATGCAGCAGAGCCCTCCTCACCGCTTCCCTGGCGGCAGGCGCTTAGTGTCCCTATTTTTTCCGGGTTAAGCGAAAGTGATGAACGATCGCTGGTTCGTTTAGCGGAAAAATTTTTGCGTCAAAAAAGAGTGGTGCCGTTACACGGTTTTGAACTAGATGAGTTGCGCGGTACCCGGCTAGCGCTGCTATTTTGTCTACCAATATTAAAGTTGGGGCTGGAATGGCTGGACGGCTTTCACGAAGTGATGATTTATCCTGCGCCTTTTGTGGTTGATGATGAATGGCAGGATGATTTTGGTCTGGTACACAGTGAACGAATGGTTCAATCGGGCCAGAGTTGGCAGCAAGGTCCGATTGTTCTCAACTGGCTGGATATTCAGGATTCGTTTGACCTTTCTGGTTTTAACCTGATTGTTCATGAGGTTGCTCATAAACTGGACGCCCGCGGCAGCGGACATACCAATGGTATACCGGCCATTCCTTTGCGTGATGTCGCCAGTTGGGAACACGATCTGCACGCCGCCATGGAAAATATTCAGGAGGAGATTGATTTGGTGGGTGAGAACGCGGCCACCATTGACGCCTATGCCGCGACCGATCCCGCGGAGTGTTTTGCCGTGCTTTCTGAATATTTTTTCAGCGCGCCGGAGTTACTGACGGAGCGTTTTCCCGCGCTGTATCACCGTTTGGTGCAGTTTTATGGTCAAGACACTTTCCAACGGTTAATGCGTGAAGGGAAAAAGCCGGAAAACGGTGAAAGTGTTCATTAA
- a CDS encoding DNA cytosine methyltransferase: protein MSEFDSVAQQLAAQFRQREQHQLAEDAQLLHRVLEIYDQKTVASCLRNVSQHEWTREALNRWLNGKSKPKALSEAEVLMLQQMLPSPPAHHPDYGFRFIDLFAGIGGIRSGFEAIGGQCVFTSEWNKHAVRTYKANWYCDEQTHRFNQDIRDVTLSADPSVSEQEAYQQINRLIPDHDVLLAGFPCQPFSLAGVSKKNALGRAHGFECEAQGTLFFDVARIITAKKPAIFVLENVKNLKSHDKGKTFRIIMETLDELGYDVADAQASGARDPKIIDGQYFLPQHRERIVLVGFRRDLQLSPGFSLSQIHTLYPKARPSLGELLEPTVDSKYILTPTLWKYLYNYARKHQAKGNGFGYGLVDPTRHDGVVRTLSARYYKDGSEILIDRGWDHALGEADFDRAENQQRRPRRLTPRECARLMGFETPHGKAFRIPVSDTQAYRQFGNSVIVPAFAAVAKLLQPWIKEAVSKRRAD, encoded by the coding sequence ATGAGTGAGTTTGACAGCGTAGCGCAGCAGCTCGCGGCACAGTTTCGTCAACGCGAGCAGCATCAACTGGCAGAAGATGCGCAGTTGCTACACCGGGTATTAGAAATCTACGATCAAAAAACGGTTGCCAGTTGTTTACGCAATGTTAGCCAGCACGAATGGACGCGTGAGGCGTTGAACCGTTGGCTAAATGGGAAAAGTAAACCTAAAGCGTTGAGCGAAGCGGAAGTGTTAATGCTGCAGCAAATGTTACCTTCTCCGCCCGCCCATCACCCTGATTATGGCTTCCGTTTTATCGACCTTTTCGCCGGTATCGGCGGCATCCGTAGTGGCTTTGAAGCGATTGGCGGGCAGTGTGTTTTCACCAGTGAGTGGAATAAACACGCGGTACGGACTTATAAGGCTAACTGGTATTGTGATGAGCAAACACACCGTTTTAACCAGGATATCCGCGATGTGACGCTCAGCGCAGACCCATCGGTGAGTGAACAGGAAGCGTATCAGCAGATTAATCGCCTCATCCCTGACCATGATGTATTACTTGCCGGTTTTCCCTGCCAGCCGTTTTCGTTGGCGGGGGTGTCAAAAAAAAATGCGCTTGGTCGCGCTCATGGCTTCGAGTGCGAGGCGCAAGGTACGCTATTTTTCGATGTGGCTCGTATTATTACTGCGAAAAAACCGGCTATTTTTGTATTGGAAAATGTGAAAAACCTGAAGAGCCACGATAAGGGCAAAACTTTCCGCATTATTATGGAAACGCTGGATGAACTGGGATATGACGTTGCCGATGCGCAGGCCAGCGGCGCGCGCGATCCGAAGATTATTGATGGCCAATACTTTTTACCGCAACACCGCGAGCGCATTGTCTTAGTCGGGTTTCGTCGCGATCTACAACTGAGCCCCGGCTTTAGCCTTAGCCAAATTCACACCCTGTACCCTAAAGCGCGCCCTTCGCTGGGCGAATTACTGGAACCGACGGTAGACAGTAAATATATCCTGACGCCGACACTCTGGAAGTATCTGTATAACTATGCGCGTAAGCATCAAGCGAAAGGGAATGGGTTTGGTTACGGGTTGGTTGATCCCACCCGGCATGATGGCGTGGTACGTACCTTGTCGGCGCGTTATTACAAAGACGGCTCAGAGATTCTGATCGATCGTGGATGGGATCACGCGCTGGGCGAAGCGGATTTTGATCGAGCCGAAAACCAACAGCGCCGCCCACGACGCCTGACGCCACGCGAATGCGCGCGGCTAATGGGCTTTGAAACGCCGCACGGGAAAGCGTTTCGTATTCCGGTGTCGGACACTCAGGCGTATCGTCAGTTTGGCAATTCGGTGATTGTTCCGGCCTTCGCGGCGGTGGCGAAATTGTTACAACCGTGGATCAAAGAAGCGGTCAGCAAACGGCGTGCGGATTAG
- a CDS encoding type II toxin-antitoxin system RelE/ParE family toxin has product MWSIKTTDTFDNWFASLNDTDRACVLAALMVLREKGPGLPRPYADTIKRSRYNNMKELRIQSRGNPIRAFFAFDPHRCGILLCAGSKAGNEKRFYDEMLPLAEREFANYLNKL; this is encoded by the coding sequence ATGTGGTCGATTAAAACAACCGACACGTTTGATAACTGGTTTGCCTCACTTAATGATACCGATCGTGCCTGTGTACTTGCTGCGCTGATGGTTTTGCGGGAAAAGGGGCCGGGATTGCCCAGGCCCTATGCCGATACAATCAAACGTTCCCGTTATAACAATATGAAAGAGTTGCGCATACAAAGCAGGGGCAATCCGATACGGGCATTTTTCGCCTTCGATCCTCACCGTTGCGGGATTTTGCTTTGCGCAGGGAGCAAGGCGGGTAACGAAAAACGCTTTTACGATGAGATGCTGCCGCTAGCCGAGCGGGAGTTCGCGAATTATCTGAATAAACTGTAA
- a CDS encoding oxidoreductase produces the protein MNTEINTVVAVVGPGAIGTTVAAALHEVGRKPLLCGRTPRDHLTLQDGDRFITVPGPVQTNPKQIARTADLVFLAVKSTQIDAAAEWLKALTGPETVVCVLQNGVEQLDRLATYSLPGQIVPAVVWFPAQAQSDGSVRLRGDARLSLPDTSASRVVATALQGTRCSVDLAANFSSLAWRKLMQNAVAGLMALTHRRSGMFGRADIARLTLAYLQECLAVARAEGAELGDEVPQDILDKFRAAPADMSTSILTDREAGRPLEWDIRNGVIARRGRVHSISTPISDILVPLLAAASDGPG, from the coding sequence ATGAACACTGAAATCAATACGGTTGTCGCTGTTGTGGGTCCCGGTGCCATCGGCACCACAGTCGCGGCGGCGTTACATGAAGTCGGCCGCAAACCGTTGCTATGTGGACGAACTCCCCGCGATCACCTGACACTGCAAGATGGCGACCGCTTTATCACCGTACCCGGTCCGGTTCAGACGAATCCCAAACAAATCGCTCGCACCGCTGATCTTGTCTTTCTGGCAGTCAAGTCCACACAAATCGACGCGGCAGCAGAATGGCTCAAAGCGTTGACCGGCCCGGAGACGGTTGTATGCGTGCTCCAAAATGGGGTCGAACAGTTGGACAGGCTCGCTACGTACTCTCTGCCCGGACAGATCGTTCCCGCTGTTGTGTGGTTCCCTGCGCAGGCGCAGTCAGATGGCTCAGTACGCTTGCGTGGCGACGCGCGCCTCAGCCTGCCAGACACGTCAGCTTCCCGCGTAGTGGCCACAGCGCTGCAAGGCACGCGGTGCTCCGTAGACCTGGCTGCGAACTTCAGCTCGCTGGCCTGGCGCAAGCTGATGCAGAACGCTGTGGCTGGACTCATGGCACTCACGCACCGCCGCTCGGGCATGTTCGGGCGTGCTGACATCGCCAGGCTGACGCTGGCTTATTTGCAGGAATGCCTGGCAGTGGCACGTGCAGAAGGTGCTGAACTCGGCGATGAAGTGCCGCAGGATATCCTCGATAAGTTCCGGGCGGCTCCCGCAGACATGAGCACCTCCATCCTCACGGATCGAGAAGCTGGCCGACCGCTCGAATGGGATATCCGCAACGGCGTTATTGCGCGTCGCGGCCGGGTTCATAGCATTTCGACGCCGATCAGCGACATCCTGGTGCCGCTTCTTGCTGCTGCGAGCGATGGCCCAGGTTGA
- a CDS encoding MurR/RpiR family transcriptional regulator, whose protein sequence is MNKDIGNRISEGEQRLQQWLGSIHARSGDLAASEAKVVDLLLVDPLFVGTSTTAQVATRAGVSPPTVIRAARAIGFTGFTELKIEIARARGTARFFAPPDVLTADATLASVLETSVRAGVDALTALSGAIEISALEEAVDLIQSARQVFAFGAGPSATVAADAVFRLRTAGVITISIQDYLSAMIAARLLGPGDVMIVVSSTGRTSSTLAIADAASSAGASLIAITNQYDTPLATLANVSLVVGGAPLPAQMAAAGSRLAQLVVIDTLVAALTLRDKEQSRRAERAGIDLPDMS, encoded by the coding sequence ATGAACAAAGATATTGGTAATAGAATTTCAGAAGGCGAGCAGCGGTTACAGCAATGGCTTGGCAGCATTCACGCCCGAAGCGGCGACCTCGCTGCAAGTGAGGCTAAAGTTGTCGATCTCCTGCTTGTCGATCCTTTGTTTGTCGGTACCAGCACTACAGCACAGGTTGCCACCCGTGCTGGTGTATCACCGCCGACAGTAATACGCGCTGCACGAGCGATCGGGTTCACCGGGTTCACTGAACTTAAGATAGAGATTGCCCGGGCTCGTGGTACTGCCCGGTTCTTTGCACCGCCTGACGTTCTCACAGCGGATGCGACGTTGGCATCGGTGTTGGAAACATCAGTTCGTGCTGGTGTAGACGCCCTGACTGCGCTCAGCGGTGCTATCGAAATCTCAGCCCTTGAAGAGGCGGTCGATTTAATCCAGAGCGCACGTCAGGTATTTGCATTTGGTGCTGGCCCCTCTGCGACGGTTGCCGCTGATGCTGTCTTTCGTCTGCGGACGGCTGGTGTGATAACCATCAGTATCCAGGATTATTTATCAGCGATGATTGCTGCTCGCCTCCTCGGTCCAGGCGACGTGATGATCGTCGTCAGTTCAACAGGCCGCACATCATCCACACTCGCCATTGCTGATGCAGCATCCTCGGCCGGAGCATCGCTTATCGCAATAACTAACCAGTACGATACCCCACTAGCGACACTCGCCAACGTTTCGCTCGTTGTTGGCGGAGCGCCACTACCGGCACAGATGGCCGCTGCCGGGAGCCGACTGGCCCAGCTCGTCGTTATTGATACGCTGGTCGCTGCTCTCACTCTGCGGGATAAAGAACAAAGTCGCCGGGCTGAACGGGCGGGTATTGATTTGCCCGATATGTCCTGA